One Patescibacteria group bacterium genomic region harbors:
- a CDS encoding recombinase family protein, producing the protein MTEQTLNGIKYCLYARKSSEVDERQALSIDSQIKEMLAVAKRDGLEVVETLKESHSAKDSGQRPVFAEIMEEIKAGKFNGILTWAADRISRNAGDLGTVVDLMDAGKLTEIRTPGQIFHNSPNEKFLLMILCSQAKLENDNRGVNVKRGLKNKVEMGWRPGTAPIGYLNDIGKHTIYIDQERTEIVKEAFRKIAEDGCTGREIFDWMQDDIKFETRTGKSLALSGVYLMLKNPFYYGKFEYPADSGKWYDGSHEPLITKERFDAVQARIATGVRKGTGRVDFAFIRLMTCAKCGTGITAEEKFKKFKNGTIKRYVYYHCTGGRNRKCKSGFIREESLVQQFLDILDMVALDKNNLRQRLQDEIDRFNRFAFGVLKLNPEQLKTPKIDVRKYAKYVLREGSPEEKREILNCIDHKLVLDNGRIQLI; encoded by the coding sequence TTGACTGAACAAACCTTAAATGGCATAAAATACTGCCTTTACGCCAGAAAATCATCGGAGGTAGACGAACGCCAAGCACTATCTATCGACTCACAGATAAAGGAAATGCTGGCTGTAGCCAAAAGAGATGGCTTAGAGGTCGTGGAGACGCTCAAGGAGAGCCATTCGGCTAAGGATTCGGGACAAAGACCGGTTTTTGCCGAGATAATGGAGGAAATTAAGGCAGGTAAATTTAACGGCATTTTGACTTGGGCAGCTGACCGGATCAGCCGTAACGCAGGAGACTTGGGCACAGTGGTAGACCTAATGGATGCTGGCAAACTAACCGAGATCAGAACCCCCGGACAAATATTCCATAACTCCCCTAACGAGAAGTTCTTATTGATGATCCTTTGTAGCCAAGCCAAGCTCGAGAATGATAACCGAGGGGTTAATGTCAAACGAGGACTGAAAAATAAAGTGGAGATGGGATGGAGACCAGGTACAGCTCCTATCGGATATTTGAACGACATAGGAAAGCACACTATCTATATTGATCAAGAGAGAACTGAAATAGTTAAAGAAGCTTTCCGTAAAATAGCGGAAGATGGTTGCACTGGCCGGGAGATCTTTGATTGGATGCAAGATGATATTAAATTTGAAACTCGCACTGGGAAATCTCTAGCATTGAGCGGAGTATATCTAATGCTAAAAAATCCTTTCTACTATGGCAAGTTTGAATACCCAGCTGATAGTGGTAAATGGTATGACGGATCGCATGAACCACTCATCACCAAAGAACGCTTTGATGCAGTACAGGCTAGAATTGCCACTGGGGTTAGAAAAGGTACCGGCAGGGTCGACTTCGCCTTTATTCGTCTAATGACCTGCGCTAAGTGCGGGACTGGCATCACGGCTGAAGAGAAGTTCAAGAAGTTTAAGAATGGAACTATCAAACGATATGTATATTACCACTGCACCGGTGGAAGGAATAGAAAATGTAAAAGCGGATTCATCAGAGAAGAGTCATTGGTTCAACAGTTCTTAGATATTCTAGATATGGTGGCTTTGGACAAGAATAACTTAAGACAGAGGTTACAAGATGAAATAGATCGATTTAATCGGTTTGCCTTTGGAGTATTAAAGCTTAATCCAGAACAACTCAAAACTCCTAAGATCGATGTGAGAAAATACGCTAAATACGTCCTACGAGAAGGATCTCCCGAAGAAAAGCGAGAGATCCTAAATTGTATAGATCATAAATTAGTTTTGGATAACGGAAGGATCCAGCTTATCTAA
- a CDS encoding type I restriction enzyme HsdR N-terminal domain-containing protein: MFTSTQIKNFAVKLKTYKKRYLKKLYEDLDESATRIMVNSLLTDVLGYTELEEIKTEYRIRGEYADYIIQVGRQKHFVVEVKSIQLDINEKHLRQSINYAANEGIDWIILTNGKQIELYRVLFSKPIESRKVFGFDADNQEDFLKMPEFLIYLTKRSVQKGELENFWKRFEALEPNQLSKNLYDTHVIKFLKKVLKKKTGLSFGEDDILESVYRIISTKIETTKPKLPTNIFKSKVSNQAIASLDKLDPSVIQN, encoded by the coding sequence ATGTTTACATCAACTCAGATAAAAAATTTTGCAGTCAAGCTTAAAACTTACAAGAAAAGGTACCTGAAGAAACTATACGAAGATTTAGATGAATCAGCCACCCGAATAATGGTTAACAGCTTGCTTACTGATGTACTGGGGTATACGGAATTAGAAGAGATAAAAACAGAATATCGAATTAGGGGTGAATATGCAGATTACATTATCCAGGTGGGCAGACAAAAACATTTTGTTGTAGAGGTGAAATCTATCCAATTGGATATTAATGAAAAACATCTTCGTCAAAGTATCAACTACGCCGCCAATGAGGGGATAGACTGGATTATATTAACTAATGGCAAACAAATAGAATTATATAGGGTATTGTTTAGTAAGCCCATTGAAAGCCGAAAGGTTTTTGGTTTTGATGCTGACAACCAGGAAGATTTTCTAAAAATGCCAGAATTTCTAATCTATTTGACGAAAAGAAGCGTGCAAAAAGGTGAACTAGAGAACTTCTGGAAGAGATTTGAAGCGCTTGAGCCTAACCAGCTTAGTAAGAATTTGTATGATACCCATGTGATCAAGTTTCTCAAGAAAGTTCTAAAAAAGAAAACTGGCTTGTCGTTCGGAGAGGACGATATCCTCGAGTCGGTTTATAGGATAATTAGTACTAAGATAGAAACCACTAAACCAAAATTACCTACGAACATTTTTAAGAGCAAGGTGAGCAATCAAGCTATTGCTTCGTTAGATAAGCTGGATCCTTCCGTTATCCAAAACTAA
- a CDS encoding reverse transcriptase/maturase family protein produces the protein MKTIKDYYNRIISLENLLEAWQEFVIDKRSRKDVQQFQRDLMANIIKLHRDLASGKYYHSAYSPFKISDPKPRNIHKAKIRDRLLHKAIYRMLYPIWDKTFIFDSYSCRNNKGTHRAFIKLADVSRKISKNYTRPCFALKLDIRKFFDSVDHKVLIDLLSERIEDKELLKLLHKIISSFEHSPGKGMPLGNLTSQLFANVYLDPLDQFAKHCLKAKYYLRYADDFVFLSNNPDELLGYLVEVNQFLKTELKLKMHPDKISFRKLNWGIDYVGYIALSHYRLPRAKTVKRIDKKISQSLKAGDLDYIAKAMPSYLGYLGHADAHKLSDNLLRKVMKWHSLDTIN, from the coding sequence ATGAAAACTATTAAAGATTATTATAACCGTATTATATCGTTAGAGAATCTCCTGGAAGCCTGGCAGGAGTTTGTGATAGACAAACGTTCAAGAAAAGATGTTCAGCAGTTCCAAAGAGATTTAATGGCTAATATTATCAAGTTGCACCGAGATTTAGCATCTGGCAAATATTATCATTCAGCTTATAGCCCATTCAAGATATCTGATCCGAAGCCAAGAAATATCCATAAAGCTAAGATCAGGGATAGATTGCTGCATAAGGCAATCTATAGAATGTTGTATCCGATTTGGGACAAAACTTTTATTTTTGACAGCTATTCTTGTAGAAATAATAAAGGTACTCATAGGGCATTTATTAAACTGGCAGATGTATCTAGAAAAATAAGCAAAAACTACACGAGGCCTTGTTTTGCTTTGAAGTTGGATATCCGCAAGTTCTTTGACAGTGTTGACCATAAAGTTCTAATAGATTTGCTTTCGGAAAGGATAGAGGATAAGGAGCTACTAAAACTGCTCCATAAAATTATCTCAAGTTTTGAACATTCGCCTGGCAAGGGTATGCCATTAGGCAATCTTACTTCTCAATTATTTGCCAATGTTTATCTAGACCCCTTGGATCAGTTTGCCAAACATTGCTTAAAAGCTAAGTATTATCTCCGTTATGCCGATGACTTTGTTTTCCTGTCTAATAACCCAGATGAATTATTAGGTTATCTGGTGGAAGTAAATCAATTCCTCAAAACCGAGCTAAAACTCAAGATGCACCCGGATAAGATATCTTTCAGAAAATTGAATTGGGGTATTGATTATGTCGGTTATATTGCCTTGTCTCATTATCGGTTGCCTCGGGCAAAGACCGTAAAACGTATAGATAAGAAGATCTCCCAAAGTTTGAAAGCTGGCGATCTGGATTACATCGCTAAAGCCATGCCCTCATATCTCGGCTATCTTGGCCACGCTGATGCGCATAAACTTAGTGATAATTTGCTAAGAAAAGTTATGAAATGGCATAGTTTAGATACCATAAATTAG
- a CDS encoding four helix bundle protein, with the protein MPVLQKLKDAYILWHGYHNTLPKTHRYSLGIKVDNLFTAIIEAVAEAGFLPRTEKAPYVKLAIRKLDTIKVFLMILWETESLDGKKYIALSTPLDEIGKMLGGWLGQLNKQNSPGCPGEKQR; encoded by the coding sequence TTGCCGGTATTACAAAAGCTGAAGGATGCTTACATCCTCTGGCACGGCTATCATAACACCTTGCCTAAAACCCATCGGTACTCTTTGGGGATAAAGGTGGATAACTTATTTACTGCCATAATTGAGGCGGTAGCTGAAGCAGGTTTTCTTCCGCGCACTGAGAAAGCTCCTTATGTAAAATTGGCAATTCGTAAACTGGATACCATCAAGGTGTTTTTAATGATTCTCTGGGAAACTGAATCATTAGATGGCAAAAAGTATATAGCCCTGTCTACACCTTTGGATGAAATCGGAAAAATGTTGGGCGGTTGGTTAGGCCAACTCAATAAACAAAACTCTCCCGGATGTCCAGGAGAGAAACAAAGATAG